The segment TTTACCATCTGAAGCTTCACCGAATATGCAGACAAACAGCAACAACCAACCAATTTTAGGAACAGTTCCAAGTGATGTAGCAGATGCGGATAATCCTGCATGGCAATGGGCTCCAGGTGTCAAAGAAAAAGTTTTGGCTACTTGTATCGCTCGCGGATATATCGTTGAAGGCGGCTATACATTGGAAAAAGTACGCATTGAAAACGGTGAAGGCTACTATAATCTATTTGCTACCAATACTCGTTCAAAACTGATGAAGGGTATTTCAGATGATGCATTGCCGTTTTATCTGGTGACTATCAACTGTAAGACTGGTTATTTCCGCGGCAACGGTTCTGACCATACTGTACGCTAAAAACAGAAGAGTTTTTATTTTCTGAAAATTACTTGTTCCCCCTCTTTTTTTCCGTTATGATGGGTTCATTCAACGAAAAAAAGAGGGGCTTTTTATGCAGAGAATACAAGAATCGGTCATGAACGAATTCATTGCCGGAATAAAAGCGTGTGTACCTACGATGCTGGGCTATCTGGGAATCGGTTTTGCGGCTGGTGTCGTCGAAAAAGGAGTCGGATTATCCCTTATTGAGATCGCGCTTTTGTCGTTGATCGTTTACGCAGGCAGCGCGCAATTTATTATTTGCGGATTGCTGGTGATGCAGGCACCGTTATCTTCCATCGTGATAACTGTTTTTTTAGTGAATCTCCGTCATCTTCTGATGAGTTTGTCAGTGGCCGGCTATTTTAGAAAAGAAAAATGGTATACCGTACTCGGTTTGGGAACCTTGTTGACAGACGAGTCTTATGGTGTTTTAACGACATCCCTTCAAGAAAAACAGCCTGTGACAGCAGCATGGACCAATGGATTGAATGTCGCTGCCTATTTAACATGGCTGATTGCGAATCTTTTAGGCGGTTTGTTTGGACAGTTTATTCCTGATCCAGCGGCTTTGGGATTGGATTTTGCTTTAACAGCGATGTTTCTTGGGCTTTTCTTGTTCCAAGTACAGCTTCCGCTGAAAAAGCGGACCGCTCAAACATTGTCGGTCTTATTAGTAGTTGTCGGGTCTCTTGTTTTATTGATGCGTATAACTACTGGAGAATTGGCTGTGATCGGAGCTACGCTTTTAGGTTGCTTGACAGGGACGGTGTTGGCAGATGATTGATGGAAGAATCTTATGGATGATCTTTTTGTGCGGGATCGTTACTTGGATCCCACGGGTGCTGCCTTTTGTTTTTTCCCGAAAATTGATTTTTCCTAAAAAGATCCAAACCTTTTTGAGCTTTTTACCTTTATCGATTTTAACGGCACTGTTTGTGCAAAGTTTGCTGGAGATCCGCCAGGGAAGATTTCCCAGCATAAAATTAACGGAAATACTTGCTTGTATTCCCGCTTTAATGGTAGGTTACTATACGAAGGACCTAATGAAAATCGTCGTAACAGGAGTGGTGTCTATCGCCCTCTTACGACTTATACTTTAAGGAGAAAAAAATGGAAGAATTACTTGCTTCAGTTTTTACTGGAATCATCACCGATGAAAATGATACCCATTATTTTGTACAAAAAAACGGACAGACTTTTCGCTTGGCGAAAACAGAAGGGGAATTTCAATTAGGCATGGCGGTTGAAGGATTTGCTTATTTGAATCAGAACCAAACACCTTGCTTTACGACTGAGATCCCTAAAAGCCGCAAAGGTCATTACGCCTATGGAACAGTTACCGAGACTCGTAAAGATCTTGGAGTCTTTGTTTCCATCGGTCTTCCGGATAAAGATATGGTGGTATCT is part of the Enterococcus mediterraneensis genome and harbors:
- a CDS encoding AzlC family ABC transporter permease — encoded protein: MQRIQESVMNEFIAGIKACVPTMLGYLGIGFAAGVVEKGVGLSLIEIALLSLIVYAGSAQFIICGLLVMQAPLSSIVITVFLVNLRHLLMSLSVAGYFRKEKWYTVLGLGTLLTDESYGVLTTSLQEKQPVTAAWTNGLNVAAYLTWLIANLLGGLFGQFIPDPAALGLDFALTAMFLGLFLFQVQLPLKKRTAQTLSVLLVVVGSLVLLMRITTGELAVIGATLLGCLTGTVLADD
- a CDS encoding AzlD domain-containing protein, with product MIDGRILWMIFLCGIVTWIPRVLPFVFSRKLIFPKKIQTFLSFLPLSILTALFVQSLLEIRQGRFPSIKLTEILACIPALMVGYYTKDLMKIVVTGVVSIALLRLIL